In one Solanum lycopersicum chromosome 11, SLM_r2.1 genomic region, the following are encoded:
- the LOC138339578 gene encoding uncharacterized protein yields the protein MGTGAGAPDVESELSASSDEADAAAVAGAGTSADPEASSDQDAPKEPDAPSSFVADPEGVPVSVRSSSDWEAVTTPDATVLGVALGARVAREGAEVPGGMYSGSRSSSDLMIKRADGATDLDRPRA from the coding sequence atggggaccggggctggtgcgccggatgtggagtctgaactgtcagcctcatcagacgaggccgacgctgcagcagtggcgggtgcgggaacctcagcagatcctgaagcttcctcggaccaggatgctcccaaggagccagacgctccttcctcgtttgtggccgacccagagggtgtgccggtcagtgtgcgctcctcatcagattgggaggcagtgactacgccggacgccaccgtcttgggtgtggctctgggggcacgtgtagcacgggaaggagcggaggtgcctgggggcatgtattcagggtcccgctcatcatcagacctgatgatcaagcgtgcagacggggcgacagacttagatcgcccgcgtgcataa